In a genomic window of Aeromicrobium panaciterrae:
- a CDS encoding pyruvate carboxylase — protein sequence MFQKILVANRGEIAIRAFRAAHELGARTVAVFPVEDRGSEHRVRADEAYEIGEAGHPVRAYLDPQAIVETAVKAGADAIYPGYGFLSENPDLAEACENAGIAFVGPAKEVLELTGNKARAIAAAKAAGVPTLNSVDPSADVDELMSASDTLNYPLFVKAVAGGGGRGMRRVDDPAILRESIEAAMREADGAFGDPTCFIEEAVVDARHIEVQILADQQGNVVHLRERDCSVQRRHQKVVEIAPAPDLDRDIRKAMCADAVRFAESINYSCAGTVEFLLGKDGRYVFIEMNPRIQVEHTVTEEVTNVDLVQAQMRIAAGETLADLELDVQENIKARGFALQCRITTEDPSNGFRPDTGQITSYRSPGGPGVRLDGGTVYTGATISAHFDSMLSKLTCRGRDFATAVGRAERALGEFHVGGVSTNITFLKGVLANEDFRNGGVTTTFIDEHPELLDAQVTTDPADKILSWLADVTVNKPHGKSPTKVFPGSKLPKIDLAASPPDGSRQLLTELGPEGFAAALRERETVGVTDTTFRDAHQSLLATRVRTHDLVAVAPHVARMIPQLLSIEAWGGATYDVALRFLKEDPWERLAAMREAAPNICLQMLLRGRNTVGYTPYPTEVTYAFVEEAAETGIDIFRIFDALNDVDQMRPAIEAVRETGTTIAEVALCYTGDLSNPAEKLYTLDYYLRLSDSIVEAGAHVLAIKDMAGLLRAPAARTLVTALRERFDLPVHLHTHDTAGGQLATLLAAIESGVDAVDVASAALAGTTSQPSMSALVAATDYSPRETGLDIDAINALEPYWEAVRRVYAPFESGLPAPTGRVYRHEIPGGQLSNLRQQAIALGLGEKFEQIEDMYAAANDILGNIVKVTPSSKVVGDLALHLVAVGADPKAFADDPASFDIPESVIGFLSGELGDPPGGWPEPFRTKALEGRKTKVRVTELDDADRDGLKVDRRHTLNRLLFPGPTNDFDTARQQYGDLSVVPTRAFFYGLRTDKETEVEISEGNLLLFGVEAIGEADERGIRNVLGTINGQLRPIEVRDRSVDSKVASSEKADTSNVQHIAVPFAGVVSPSVAEGDKIEAGQTVATIEAMKMEAAITAPKAGTVARLVITDTRQAEGGDLLLVLG from the coding sequence GTGTTCCAGAAGATCCTGGTGGCCAATCGCGGCGAGATCGCGATCCGTGCATTCCGCGCCGCACATGAGCTCGGTGCGCGAACTGTCGCCGTCTTCCCGGTCGAGGACCGTGGCTCGGAGCACCGCGTACGTGCCGATGAGGCGTACGAGATTGGCGAGGCGGGGCACCCCGTCCGCGCCTACTTGGATCCGCAGGCGATCGTCGAGACGGCCGTCAAAGCCGGTGCCGACGCGATCTATCCCGGCTATGGCTTCCTGTCGGAGAACCCGGACCTCGCCGAAGCGTGTGAGAACGCTGGCATCGCGTTCGTCGGTCCTGCCAAGGAAGTGCTGGAGCTCACCGGCAACAAGGCTCGTGCGATCGCTGCCGCCAAGGCCGCCGGGGTGCCGACGCTCAACTCGGTCGATCCGTCCGCGGACGTCGACGAACTCATGTCGGCTTCGGACACCCTCAACTACCCGTTGTTCGTCAAGGCCGTCGCCGGCGGCGGTGGTCGCGGTATGCGCCGCGTCGACGATCCCGCAATCCTGCGCGAGTCGATCGAAGCCGCGATGCGTGAGGCGGATGGCGCGTTCGGCGATCCGACCTGCTTCATCGAAGAAGCCGTCGTCGACGCCCGGCACATCGAGGTCCAGATCCTCGCCGACCAGCAGGGCAATGTCGTCCACCTCCGCGAACGCGACTGCTCAGTGCAGCGTCGCCATCAGAAGGTCGTCGAGATCGCGCCCGCTCCCGATCTCGACCGCGACATTCGCAAAGCGATGTGCGCCGACGCCGTACGGTTCGCCGAGTCGATCAACTACTCGTGCGCTGGCACCGTTGAGTTCCTACTCGGCAAGGACGGCCGGTACGTCTTCATCGAGATGAATCCGCGCATCCAGGTCGAGCACACCGTGACCGAGGAAGTCACCAACGTCGATCTCGTGCAGGCTCAAATGCGCATCGCTGCTGGTGAGACGCTCGCGGATCTCGAGCTCGACGTGCAGGAGAACATCAAGGCCCGCGGTTTCGCCCTACAGTGCCGCATCACGACTGAGGATCCGTCGAACGGATTCCGGCCTGATACCGGCCAGATCACGTCTTACCGGTCGCCGGGCGGACCGGGCGTACGACTGGACGGCGGCACGGTCTACACAGGTGCCACGATCAGCGCGCACTTTGACTCGATGCTCTCCAAGCTGACCTGTCGCGGCCGAGACTTCGCAACAGCCGTTGGCCGGGCGGAGCGGGCGCTGGGCGAGTTCCACGTGGGCGGCGTCTCGACCAACATCACGTTCCTCAAGGGTGTGCTGGCCAATGAGGACTTCCGCAACGGCGGCGTGACGACGACCTTCATCGACGAGCATCCCGAGCTGCTCGATGCGCAGGTTACGACCGATCCGGCCGACAAGATCCTGTCCTGGCTCGCCGATGTGACGGTCAACAAGCCGCACGGCAAATCGCCGACCAAGGTCTTCCCGGGCTCCAAGCTCCCGAAGATCGATCTCGCGGCGTCGCCTCCGGACGGGTCGCGGCAGCTGTTGACCGAGCTCGGTCCCGAGGGGTTCGCGGCTGCACTTCGTGAGCGCGAAACCGTCGGTGTCACCGACACAACTTTCCGTGACGCGCACCAGTCGCTGCTCGCGACCCGCGTACGCACGCACGACCTCGTGGCCGTTGCTCCTCACGTGGCGCGGATGATTCCGCAGCTGTTGTCGATCGAAGCGTGGGGTGGGGCGACGTACGACGTGGCGCTGCGGTTCCTCAAGGAAGATCCTTGGGAACGCCTCGCGGCGATGAGGGAAGCGGCACCCAATATCTGCCTGCAGATGCTGCTGCGTGGACGCAACACCGTCGGTTACACGCCCTACCCGACGGAGGTCACCTACGCGTTCGTCGAAGAGGCGGCGGAGACCGGCATCGACATCTTCCGCATCTTCGATGCACTCAACGACGTCGACCAGATGCGGCCGGCGATCGAAGCCGTACGCGAGACCGGGACGACCATCGCGGAGGTCGCGCTCTGCTACACCGGCGATCTGTCCAACCCGGCCGAGAAGCTCTACACACTCGACTACTACCTGCGCCTCTCCGACAGCATTGTCGAAGCCGGCGCCCACGTGCTCGCGATCAAGGACATGGCAGGACTGCTGCGGGCTCCCGCAGCTCGTACGCTCGTGACCGCGTTGCGGGAGCGCTTCGACCTGCCAGTCCACCTGCATACGCACGACACAGCTGGTGGTCAGCTCGCGACACTGCTCGCCGCGATCGAGTCAGGTGTCGACGCGGTCGACGTCGCCTCGGCCGCGCTGGCCGGGACCACGAGCCAGCCGTCTATGTCAGCGCTGGTCGCCGCCACTGACTACTCGCCGCGTGAGACCGGCCTCGACATCGACGCAATCAATGCACTCGAGCCCTACTGGGAAGCCGTACGCCGCGTCTACGCGCCATTCGAGTCCGGGTTGCCGGCACCGACGGGTCGCGTCTACCGCCACGAGATCCCGGGCGGTCAGCTCTCCAACCTCCGTCAGCAGGCCATCGCCCTGGGACTCGGCGAGAAGTTCGAGCAGATCGAGGACATGTACGCCGCCGCGAACGACATTCTGGGCAACATCGTCAAGGTGACGCCGTCGTCGAAGGTGGTCGGCGACCTCGCGCTTCACCTCGTCGCAGTGGGCGCCGATCCCAAGGCGTTTGCCGACGATCCCGCGTCCTTCGACATCCCCGAGTCCGTCATCGGCTTCCTGTCCGGTGAGTTGGGCGATCCGCCCGGTGGCTGGCCCGAGCCGTTCCGCACCAAGGCGCTCGAGGGCCGCAAGACCAAGGTGCGCGTCACCGAGCTCGACGACGCCGATCGCGACGGACTCAAAGTCGACCGTCGCCATACGCTCAACCGTCTGCTGTTCCCCGGTCCGACGAATGACTTCGACACGGCTCGTCAGCAGTACGGCGACCTGTCGGTCGTGCCGACCAGAGCCTTCTTCTATGGGCTGCGCACCGACAAGGAGACCGAGGTCGAGATCTCCGAGGGCAACTTGTTGCTGTTCGGCGTCGAAGCCATCGGCGAGGCGGACGAGCGCGGCATTCGCAATGTGCTCGGCACTATCAATGGCCAGCTGCGTCCGATCGAGGTGCGTGACCGGTCGGTCGACTCCAAGGTCGCCTCGTCGGAGAAGGCAGACACCTCGAACGTCCAGCACATCGCCGTACCGTTCGCCGGCGTTGTCAGCCCGTCAGTGGCCGAGGGCGACAAGATCGAAGCCGGGCAGACCGTCGCCACGATCGAGGCGATGAAGATGGAAGCCGCAATCACCGCTCCCAAGGCCGGAACCGTTGCGCGACTCGTCATCACCGACACCCGTCAGGCCGAAGGCGGAGATCTGCTTCTCGTCCTTGGATGA
- a CDS encoding glycosyltransferase family 2 protein, translating into MGRFQRSVGLVILGLALGGATLLWFAVAASEPESGDKPRDGVLFGLWRVAYDTEAPSTRVVLAACGLALLFAAGVAVIERRIANRARRSENQGAMPLAPKIVMAETFGVYAGPVTVTVLVPAHNEELLIQATLDSLLAQSHRPERIIVVADNCTDSTIEIARATGVDVVESVGNTDKKAGALNQVLKTLLPGQGDNDVVMIMDADTTLDDGFLEDVVRRMTADRGLMAVGGLFYGEEGSGMLGQFQRNEYIRYARELRRRRGRVFVLTGTASVFRPRALATVAASRGERIPGTHGQVYDTAALTEDNELTIALKSLGALMISPEQCTVVTEVMPTWKALWVQRLRWQRGALENLGAYGVTRQTLRYWLQQLGIGYGVIALSTYFVLIFLMVVSLDSWVWFPFWLGIGLVFILERVVTVWRGGWSARILGLTLFPELIFAVFLNVVYVKGIFDIAFRRQAAWQAEAKAIPGRHLKRVGEEA; encoded by the coding sequence ATGGGCAGGTTCCAACGATCCGTTGGACTGGTGATCCTTGGGCTCGCGCTCGGCGGTGCCACACTGCTGTGGTTCGCGGTCGCCGCCTCCGAACCGGAGTCGGGCGACAAGCCGAGGGACGGCGTGCTCTTCGGTCTCTGGCGTGTCGCGTATGACACGGAGGCCCCGTCGACGCGGGTGGTCCTGGCCGCATGTGGACTGGCGCTCCTCTTCGCGGCAGGTGTGGCAGTGATCGAGCGCCGCATTGCCAATCGCGCTCGCCGATCCGAGAACCAAGGAGCCATGCCGCTGGCTCCAAAGATCGTGATGGCCGAGACCTTCGGTGTCTATGCAGGACCAGTCACGGTCACCGTGCTCGTTCCGGCACACAACGAAGAATTGTTGATCCAAGCGACACTCGACTCATTGCTGGCGCAGTCACATCGACCCGAGCGGATCATCGTGGTCGCCGACAACTGCACCGACTCCACCATTGAGATCGCGCGTGCAACCGGCGTCGATGTGGTCGAGTCGGTCGGCAACACCGACAAGAAGGCCGGCGCGCTCAACCAAGTGCTCAAGACGCTGTTGCCAGGGCAGGGCGACAACGACGTCGTGATGATCATGGATGCGGACACGACTCTTGACGACGGCTTCCTCGAGGACGTGGTTCGTCGCATGACGGCGGACCGCGGACTGATGGCCGTCGGAGGCCTCTTCTACGGCGAAGAGGGCAGCGGAATGTTGGGCCAGTTCCAACGCAACGAATACATCCGTTACGCGCGCGAGCTGCGGCGCAGGCGGGGACGGGTCTTCGTCCTGACTGGAACCGCGTCGGTCTTCCGGCCGCGGGCACTCGCGACGGTCGCTGCGAGCCGCGGTGAGCGTATCCCTGGAACCCATGGACAGGTCTACGACACCGCAGCGCTGACTGAGGACAACGAGCTGACCATTGCGTTGAAGTCCCTCGGCGCGCTGATGATTTCCCCCGAGCAGTGCACGGTGGTCACTGAGGTGATGCCGACCTGGAAGGCGCTGTGGGTCCAACGCCTGCGCTGGCAGCGCGGTGCCCTCGAGAACCTCGGTGCCTACGGAGTGACCCGGCAGACGCTGCGCTACTGGTTGCAGCAGCTCGGCATCGGCTACGGAGTGATTGCGCTGAGCACCTACTTCGTCCTGATCTTCCTGATGGTCGTGTCTCTGGACAGCTGGGTGTGGTTCCCGTTCTGGCTGGGAATCGGGCTTGTGTTCATTCTCGAACGAGTGGTTACGGTGTGGCGCGGAGGTTGGTCTGCCCGAATACTCGGCCTGACGCTCTTCCCCGAGCTGATTTTCGCTGTGTTCCTCAACGTGGTCTACGTCAAGGGAATCTTCGACATCGCGTTCAGGCGCCAGGCGGCCTGGCAAGCCGAGGCAAAAGCTATTCCCGGGCGACACCTGAAGAGGGTCGGTGAAGAAGCATGA
- a CDS encoding aminoglycoside phosphotransferase family protein, which yields MTTIIESPDELSTSWLSGALGLEVTAYEVVAVGTGQMGSCHRITLQGDPALPSSVLLKLPSGDSGTRQMVAGAYRGEIRFYTELLSTVDIRTPQCLMATSVDDDGRFSMLLEDMAPAEQGDQIAGCTPEQARDAAVNLAGLHGPRWNDPTLNDLGWITLSGPDDASLLASVHGPATDTFLDQLGDAISAETRETLLGCVEVSEAWSLGRQAERFGIVHGDYRLDNLLFAAAGSDGPPVTAIDWQTLSLGLPVRDLAYLVGTGLTIDDRRAHERSIVAAYHQALLAYGVSDYPFETCWDDYRFAMLQGPLVSVFGCAYGARTERGDAMFAAMVERACTAMRDLGTFDLIQEADDPSHR from the coding sequence ATGACCACGATCATTGAGTCGCCCGACGAGCTGAGCACGTCGTGGCTGAGTGGGGCACTCGGCCTCGAGGTCACCGCATACGAGGTGGTTGCGGTCGGCACGGGCCAGATGGGCTCGTGCCATCGGATCACGCTTCAGGGTGACCCGGCTCTGCCATCAAGCGTCCTGCTGAAGCTGCCGTCTGGAGACTCTGGCACGCGCCAGATGGTTGCCGGCGCGTACAGGGGCGAGATCCGTTTCTACACCGAACTGCTGAGCACCGTGGACATCCGCACTCCGCAATGCCTGATGGCGACATCGGTCGACGACGACGGGCGATTCTCGATGCTCCTCGAGGACATGGCGCCGGCTGAGCAGGGCGATCAGATCGCAGGATGTACGCCCGAACAGGCGCGCGACGCAGCGGTGAACCTTGCTGGTTTGCACGGTCCTCGGTGGAACGACCCGACCCTGAACGACCTGGGCTGGATCACCCTGTCGGGACCCGACGACGCGAGCCTGCTGGCATCGGTTCATGGTCCGGCGACCGATACGTTCCTCGACCAACTTGGCGACGCGATCTCCGCCGAGACCCGCGAGACGTTGCTCGGCTGCGTCGAGGTGTCAGAGGCGTGGTCGCTTGGACGGCAGGCCGAACGGTTCGGGATCGTCCACGGTGACTATCGGCTAGACAATCTGCTGTTCGCGGCGGCGGGGAGTGATGGGCCTCCCGTCACGGCCATCGATTGGCAGACGCTGAGTCTGGGCCTACCGGTTCGCGACCTCGCCTACCTGGTTGGCACCGGACTTACGATTGACGATCGGCGAGCCCACGAACGGTCGATCGTTGCGGCCTATCACCAGGCGTTGTTGGCATACGGCGTCAGCGACTATCCGTTCGAGACGTGTTGGGACGACTACCGCTTCGCCATGCTCCAGGGACCACTGGTCAGCGTGTTCGGGTGCGCGTACGGCGCCCGCACGGAGCGTGGTGACGCCATGTTCGCGGCGATGGTCGAGCGAGCCTGCACGGCGATGCGAGATCTTGGCACGTTCGACCTCATTCAGGAAGCCGACGACCCCTCTCACCGATAG
- a CDS encoding TIGR03857 family LLM class F420-dependent oxidoreductase, whose amino-acid sequence MNGQRFPELGCYGLAGHSATPRDLIDEARLAEELGIGSMFLSERFATKDAGVLAGAAIAATTTLGIGTAATNHNTRHPLITATMAATAHRMSGGRYAFGLGRGFGMLFDLMGVPQVTSAQIEDSIGIYRRLWHGEAVAGHDGPAGQFPYLNQDSSFDEDIPVMLVAIGDKTLELAGRVADAVVLHTFLSDETLARSVATIRGSAERAGRDPASVRVWSVLATVEDSIPEEARLRKLVGRLATYMQGYGGVLVDANRWDQADLERFRNDPLVQGYPGAFDAIGTVEELTYLRDEVLPAHWLAASGTGNAETCANRVLDQFDAGADSVILHGATPSELAPVVEAWAAIRPAIRPADRFAGLPTNPGLT is encoded by the coding sequence ATGAACGGCCAACGGTTCCCTGAGCTGGGTTGCTACGGGCTTGCGGGACACTCCGCGACGCCTCGCGATCTGATCGACGAGGCCCGGTTGGCGGAGGAGCTGGGGATCGGCTCGATGTTCTTGTCAGAGCGGTTCGCGACCAAGGACGCCGGCGTGCTGGCGGGTGCAGCCATCGCGGCCACCACCACACTCGGGATCGGCACAGCGGCGACCAACCACAACACCCGCCACCCGCTCATCACCGCGACGATGGCTGCCACCGCGCACCGGATGTCTGGTGGCCGGTATGCCTTCGGGCTCGGCCGTGGGTTCGGGATGCTGTTCGACCTGATGGGCGTCCCGCAGGTCACGAGTGCTCAGATCGAGGACTCGATCGGGATCTACCGGCGTCTCTGGCACGGTGAAGCAGTAGCCGGTCATGACGGACCTGCGGGCCAGTTCCCGTACCTGAACCAGGACTCGTCCTTCGACGAAGACATCCCGGTGATGCTGGTTGCGATTGGGGACAAGACGCTCGAGCTGGCTGGCCGCGTTGCTGATGCCGTGGTTCTGCATACGTTCCTGAGCGACGAGACTCTTGCTCGCTCGGTGGCGACCATTCGAGGCAGCGCAGAGCGCGCCGGTCGTGATCCCGCCTCCGTACGGGTCTGGTCTGTGCTCGCGACGGTGGAGGACTCGATCCCGGAAGAGGCGCGGCTCCGTAAGCTCGTGGGTCGGCTCGCCACATACATGCAGGGCTACGGCGGCGTCCTGGTCGACGCGAACCGGTGGGATCAAGCCGATCTGGAACGCTTCCGCAACGATCCGCTGGTGCAGGGGTATCCGGGTGCGTTCGATGCGATCGGAACCGTCGAGGAGCTCACATACTTGCGCGATGAGGTCCTGCCGGCACACTGGCTCGCTGCCTCTGGAACGGGAAATGCGGAGACGTGCGCCAACCGGGTGCTCGACCAGTTCGATGCGGGTGCCGACAGTGTGATCCTGCATGGCGCAACACCTTCGGAACTTGCTCCGGTCGTAGAGGCCTGGGCTGCGATTCGCCCTGCGATTCGCCCTGCGGATCGCTTTGCCGGCCTGCCCACCAACCCGGGCCTGACATGA